In Pseudoalteromonas sp. NC201, a single window of DNA contains:
- a CDS encoding DUF2339 domain-containing protein: protein METEFISFIFYLFVFIGAVFALQDRQRLKQLVKKVHQLQNTIEQQSRRISTLEGREFSDQARSEKKLSVRGQRNDETADSTSLTARTALGGSIATANPTQPQQPESDSMVTIARAKPSKSKPAFEFDFTLDSLLKGNGLFWIGAVVLALGGVFLAKYSIEAGLLPPSVRVILGALFGVSLVTAAEVVNRYKEKLKINTPYISAALASGGVITCFAMTLVAFDFYHFIPANMAFVLLAIISLAATSLALRFGPVLAGIGIVGAYVVPALVSTGSNNIGALLLYISFVSLSAIWVADYVKRKWLWWQSFVGHFLWFCTAVAVGGSGDFWVLLIFALISMYLYVLVDVLGWRLTNSMISPLPVKDLLMPRKEQLGILLPLLLIACALIIKTQIDTLIWANVLFASVVLCAAYRHSALDSWPFYLLLFVLLSFYLMPKVGTYDDVLFPFTGKYLFIQVAVVITMLFSMMMIKRYPSRLAYLMLLNVAPLALYGVSYAISPRVAEAILYPVWAVEMLAIGLFASYCAMKTDTNIQQVTYLILANAMLSLCFTMLLSASSLTLAIAAQVASMSYLSWKYKVRIPDWLYKAALIAVVTRLTFAPWLADYKHETILTIHWTLVVYPLVLGIIWFATKHNPSKALNTWFMGVAMHIVALLVTTETSYLVIGDYPDFTNLGFQESVLLALNWLVLGAVYLWRGQLSDKGNRLYPLAASLLLLGSALLHADISFANNPFFDRQYIGDGVFNWLLLQWLVPACVFAFMLQFKLIPPQFKRLVYGLIALLGVLFINGEIRALFHEGFLVLSMPMEQSELYTYSIVWLLISTVLIFVAKRVEHKVLINAGFAGLAIVILKAFVVDMATLEGLLRALSFIGLGLCLVGIGWLFQKMQDQPREVKPTVD, encoded by the coding sequence ATGGAAACGGAGTTTATCTCTTTTATTTTTTATCTTTTTGTATTTATTGGCGCTGTTTTTGCTCTACAAGATAGACAAAGGCTTAAGCAACTTGTCAAAAAAGTACATCAGTTACAAAATACGATAGAGCAGCAAAGTCGCCGGATCTCGACACTTGAAGGTCGTGAATTCTCAGATCAAGCACGTTCAGAGAAGAAGCTTTCTGTGCGTGGACAAAGGAATGACGAAACAGCTGATAGCACATCATTAACTGCACGAACAGCATTGGGTGGCTCCATTGCAACAGCCAATCCTACACAACCTCAGCAGCCTGAAAGCGACAGTATGGTGACTATAGCAAGAGCCAAGCCTAGTAAGAGTAAACCAGCCTTTGAATTTGACTTTACTTTAGATTCTTTATTAAAAGGGAATGGACTTTTTTGGATAGGTGCCGTAGTGCTAGCCTTAGGCGGCGTTTTTCTAGCGAAGTACTCTATTGAAGCCGGACTTCTTCCTCCTAGTGTGCGAGTGATACTGGGGGCCCTTTTTGGAGTTAGCTTGGTTACTGCCGCTGAAGTTGTAAATCGCTACAAAGAAAAGCTAAAAATTAATACGCCATACATTTCTGCAGCACTTGCCAGTGGTGGCGTGATCACTTGCTTTGCCATGACATTGGTTGCTTTTGATTTCTATCATTTTATACCGGCTAATATGGCCTTTGTTTTACTCGCCATTATTTCATTGGCTGCGACCTCTTTGGCACTGAGATTTGGCCCTGTGCTCGCAGGTATCGGCATCGTTGGTGCGTATGTCGTGCCTGCTTTGGTATCGACCGGTTCTAATAATATCGGTGCGTTACTGCTGTATATCAGCTTTGTTTCACTCTCTGCGATTTGGGTTGCGGATTATGTGAAGCGCAAATGGCTGTGGTGGCAAAGCTTTGTTGGGCATTTCTTATGGTTTTGCACCGCGGTTGCGGTTGGTGGAAGCGGCGACTTTTGGGTGCTGCTGATTTTTGCGCTTATCTCTATGTACTTATATGTGTTGGTAGACGTACTGGGTTGGCGACTGACGAATTCAATGATAAGTCCGTTGCCTGTCAAAGATTTATTAATGCCAAGGAAAGAGCAGTTGGGAATTTTACTCCCACTGTTACTTATCGCATGTGCGCTAATAATAAAAACCCAAATCGATACGCTTATTTGGGCTAATGTCTTATTTGCTAGCGTGGTTTTGTGTGCGGCTTATAGACATAGTGCATTGGATAGTTGGCCATTTTATTTACTATTGTTTGTACTTCTCTCATTCTACTTGATGCCCAAAGTGGGCACTTACGACGACGTACTTTTTCCTTTCACCGGTAAGTATTTGTTTATCCAAGTAGCAGTGGTCATCACGATGTTATTTAGCATGATGATGATTAAGCGATATCCATCAAGACTCGCTTATTTGATGCTGTTGAACGTGGCACCACTTGCGCTTTACGGTGTAAGCTACGCTATTTCTCCTAGAGTCGCAGAAGCAATTTTATATCCTGTATGGGCGGTTGAGATGTTGGCCATCGGGCTCTTCGCTTCGTATTGTGCGATGAAAACGGATACTAATATTCAGCAGGTCACTTACCTTATTTTGGCGAATGCCATGCTGAGTTTGTGTTTTACGATGTTACTCTCGGCAAGCTCGTTGACTTTAGCGATTGCGGCACAAGTGGCGTCTATGAGTTATTTGAGCTGGAAGTACAAAGTGCGTATACCTGATTGGTTGTATAAGGCTGCACTTATTGCCGTTGTTACCCGTCTTACTTTTGCGCCTTGGCTTGCAGATTACAAGCACGAAACGATTTTAACTATACATTGGACACTTGTGGTCTATCCGCTGGTGCTGGGCATCATTTGGTTTGCTACCAAACACAACCCTTCAAAGGCCCTGAACACTTGGTTTATGGGCGTCGCAATGCATATTGTGGCGCTTCTGGTTACGACCGAAACAAGTTATCTCGTGATTGGTGACTACCCTGATTTTACTAATCTCGGTTTCCAAGAATCCGTGTTGCTTGCTTTGAATTGGCTGGTGCTTGGCGCTGTATATCTGTGGCGAGGGCAGCTCAGCGACAAGGGCAACAGACTTTATCCGCTTGCAGCTAGCTTGCTATTACTTGGAAGCGCGTTGCTCCACGCCGATATTTCGTTTGCCAATAATCCGTTTTTTGACAGGCAATATATTGGAGACGGCGTGTTTAATTGGTTACTTTTGCAGTGGTTGGTACCAGCATGCGTATTCGCTTTCATGCTCCAGTTTAAGTTAATACCACCGCAATTTAAGCGTTTGGTATACGGGCTGATAGCCTTGCTAGGGGTCTTGTTTATCAATGGTGAAATTCGGGCGTTATTTCATGAGGGTTTCCTTGTGCTGTCGATGCCGATGGAGCAATCCGAGTTATATACCTATTCGATTGTTTGGCTATTGATTTCAACCGTATTAATTTTTGTTGCCAAGCGGGTAGAGCATAAAGTGCTGATTAATGCCGGTTTTGCAGGGCTAGCCATTGTTATTTTAAAAGCTTTTGTGGTCGATATGGCAACCCTCGAAGGCTTGCTGCGCGCCTTGTCTTTTATCGGTTTAGGCTTATGTTTGGTGGGAATTGGTTGGCTGTTTCAAAAAATGCAGGATCAGCCCAGAGAGGTAAAACCAACGGTGGACTGA
- a CDS encoding MBL fold metallo-hydrolase has translation MKRLTLAVIITLTGCSNSNVVERIKSESSVVKHSSVEGYEDRYSNIYNKFKDYPVTCEENCYPVTQQIQCQSEMQDCTYVGNNPTLSLNTGFAIQWLGHASFKVNTKDGQQFLFDPVTAQFDWPVNWAFRLSEGFNRNQPAQLSQTELQQTNAVMYSHIHYDHFNKRDIEAIGTGPNYLTPLGFAEHFPEDGYKVSEMEWYSSKQLGEVTAHFVPANHFSSRIWVPFLYEDHGAALWGGWILEHQGKTLFFAGDTGYSPHFKDIQEKYGDIDVCLLPIASYYSEEHPDWYRKVHTTPEDALTAAKELGCKVMVPWGYGNASWKMGDKTSHSALFRLLHMQQVLKAKTPLYILNEGEKVHL, from the coding sequence ATGAAAAGGCTTACTTTGGCAGTCATAATCACATTAACAGGCTGCAGTAATAGTAATGTTGTAGAGCGAATAAAATCTGAGTCTTCCGTGGTAAAACATAGCTCTGTAGAAGGGTATGAAGATAGATATTCCAACATCTACAATAAGTTTAAAGATTATCCCGTGACCTGCGAAGAAAACTGCTATCCAGTCACCCAACAAATTCAATGTCAGTCCGAAATGCAAGATTGCACGTACGTTGGCAACAACCCCACTCTCTCGCTCAATACCGGCTTTGCTATCCAATGGCTCGGACATGCGAGTTTTAAAGTCAACACCAAAGATGGGCAACAGTTTTTGTTTGACCCCGTCACGGCTCAATTTGACTGGCCTGTAAACTGGGCATTTCGCCTCTCAGAAGGGTTTAATCGCAATCAACCTGCACAGCTCAGTCAAACAGAGTTACAACAAACCAATGCCGTAATGTACTCCCACATTCATTACGATCATTTTAACAAGCGCGATATCGAAGCGATTGGTACTGGGCCAAATTACCTCACCCCACTTGGATTTGCAGAGCACTTTCCTGAAGATGGATACAAGGTTTCTGAAATGGAGTGGTATTCAAGCAAACAACTTGGTGAAGTAACTGCACACTTTGTGCCTGCAAATCACTTTAGCAGCCGTATTTGGGTGCCGTTTTTATACGAAGATCATGGCGCTGCACTATGGGGTGGCTGGATATTAGAACACCAAGGCAAGACTCTATTTTTTGCTGGAGATACGGGATATTCACCACATTTCAAAGATATTCAAGAAAAATATGGTGATATTGATGTGTGCCTACTTCCAATTGCCTCATACTACAGCGAAGAACATCCTGATTGGTATCGTAAAGTACACACCACACCAGAAGATGCACTGACTGCCGCAAAAGAGCTCGGCTGTAAAGTCATGGTGCCTTGGGGCTATGGCAATGCTAGTTGGAAAATGGGAGATAAAACCTCACATTCAGCGCTTTTCCGCTTACTGCATATGCAACAAGTGCTAAAAGCCAAAACGCCACTGTATATTTTAAATGAAGGCGAAAAAGTCCATCTCTAA
- a CDS encoding response regulator, whose translation MPNKHILIVEDEPKLADILSKYLAQAEYTSHCVHDGALAEEAFKQQQPALILLDLMLPNLDGIEICKRIRAYSNVPIVMITAKVEEIDRLLGLEVGADDYVCKPYSPKEVVARVKAILRRVTLNERGTVSETESKLKLDEESLFVSFLDARATFTYVEFMLLKAMYGHPCRIYSRDLLMDHIYDDSHIVSDRTIDSHIKNIRKKLQSIAPKYDFIHSIYGAGYKFEAQERNS comes from the coding sequence GTGCCAAACAAACATATTTTAATCGTCGAAGATGAACCAAAACTTGCCGATATTTTAAGTAAGTATTTGGCTCAAGCCGAGTATACCAGCCATTGTGTTCATGATGGCGCTTTAGCTGAAGAGGCTTTTAAACAACAGCAACCTGCCCTTATCTTACTCGACCTCATGCTGCCTAATCTTGACGGTATCGAAATTTGCAAGCGGATCAGAGCTTATTCTAACGTACCAATTGTCATGATCACCGCCAAAGTAGAAGAAATCGATCGTCTCCTTGGTCTTGAAGTGGGTGCTGATGATTATGTGTGTAAACCCTATAGTCCAAAAGAAGTCGTCGCAAGAGTGAAGGCGATTTTAAGACGCGTGACGCTAAACGAGCGCGGCACAGTGTCAGAAACAGAGAGCAAACTTAAACTAGACGAAGAGAGCTTGTTTGTCTCCTTCCTCGACGCGAGAGCGACGTTCACTTATGTCGAGTTCATGCTCTTAAAGGCGATGTACGGACACCCGTGCCGAATTTATAGCCGCGACTTATTGATGGATCACATCTACGATGACAGCCACATTGTTAGCGACAGAACCATAGATAGCCATATTAAAAATATTCGTAAAAAGCTGCAAAGCATCGCGCCTAAATACGACTTTATCCACTCTATTTACGGAGCGGGATATAAGTTTGAGGCGCAGGAACGTAATTCCTAG
- a CDS encoding ATP-binding protein produces MKMTIRVKLLLIILIANTTLVLAIYIANKLAFEKSFTAYLENTSRAQLKEVVTQVAETYARHGSLNWVYRGSEDWDSIVRSFYGLSEDERPRDRLHSRPPPRHRERGEGGPRRRDGPPPRLDNKKRLLIKDTQGNIIMGTPKSKQTSLWFPVYQSDHLAQPKREQIIAYLGVEQSGLVRNDFDQLFAEQQRKQFIIIALVALLVTLVIAVPFSKYMVNPIVLLRRNAKTLTQGNYDARVDIASKDELGLLARDMNRLADTLAQNQIARQQWIADISHELRTPIAVIRAELEGMIDGIIASNPEQLMSLNEEIQRLTRLVDDLHQLSLSDRGALTYNMDKENLYDLLSRTFAKSSHQIEKHHLAYSLQCDEHFTLECDEQRLGQLFDNLLQNTLRYTDSSVEQPGNLDVKVIQRQDKTIIYWQDSAPSVPQEQLNKLFDRLYRVEEARSRKTGGSGLGLAICQSIVAAHNGKITADLSELGGLAIIIELK; encoded by the coding sequence ATGAAAATGACCATTCGCGTCAAACTATTGCTGATAATTTTGATAGCCAACACCACATTGGTGCTGGCTATCTATATCGCCAATAAATTAGCGTTTGAAAAAAGCTTTACGGCCTATCTTGAAAATACCTCTCGGGCGCAACTCAAAGAGGTGGTAACGCAAGTTGCCGAGACTTACGCACGCCATGGTTCATTGAACTGGGTGTATCGAGGCTCAGAGGATTGGGATAGCATAGTACGTAGCTTCTATGGTCTTTCTGAGGATGAGCGCCCACGAGATAGGCTACATTCTCGTCCACCACCAAGACATCGTGAAAGAGGCGAAGGAGGGCCACGAAGACGTGATGGCCCCCCACCACGTTTGGACAATAAAAAACGCCTGCTTATCAAAGACACACAAGGCAATATTATTATGGGCACACCGAAAAGTAAGCAGACTTCGCTGTGGTTCCCTGTCTATCAAAGCGACCACTTGGCGCAGCCTAAACGCGAACAGATTATCGCCTACTTAGGTGTCGAGCAAAGTGGCTTGGTACGCAATGACTTCGACCAACTGTTTGCAGAGCAACAACGTAAACAGTTCATCATCATTGCGCTTGTCGCCCTGTTGGTTACTTTAGTGATTGCTGTGCCTTTTAGTAAATATATGGTCAACCCAATCGTGTTGTTGCGCCGTAATGCAAAAACACTGACACAAGGAAATTACGATGCTCGCGTCGATATCGCGAGTAAAGACGAACTCGGTTTGCTTGCCAGAGATATGAACCGTTTGGCAGACACATTAGCGCAGAACCAAATAGCTAGGCAGCAGTGGATAGCGGATATTTCGCACGAGCTCCGCACGCCGATTGCCGTGATCCGCGCGGAACTTGAGGGAATGATTGATGGCATTATCGCAAGCAATCCCGAACAACTTATGTCGCTTAACGAAGAGATCCAACGATTGACTCGGCTGGTGGACGATTTACATCAACTATCGCTGTCAGACCGCGGTGCACTTACTTACAACATGGATAAAGAAAACCTTTACGACCTGCTCTCACGCACATTCGCAAAAAGTAGTCACCAAATTGAAAAGCACCATCTTGCTTATTCCTTGCAATGCGATGAGCATTTTACCTTAGAATGTGACGAGCAGCGCCTTGGGCAGCTATTCGACAACTTGTTGCAAAACACTTTGCGTTACACAGACTCCTCAGTTGAACAACCGGGAAATCTCGATGTAAAAGTCATACAACGACAAGATAAAACGATAATTTACTGGCAGGACAGCGCCCCTTCTGTACCACAAGAACAGCTAAACAAACTATTTGATAGGCTCTATCGAGTAGAGGAAGCGCGGAGTAGAAAAACGGGTGGCTCTGGCCTTGGTTTAGCCATTTGCCAAAGTATTGTTGCTGCCCACAACGGAAAAATCACTGCGGACTTGAGCGAACTGGGTGGTCTCGCTATTATTATTGAACTGAAATAA